The following proteins are encoded in a genomic region of Flammeovirga pectinis:
- the rpsA gene encoding 30S ribosomal protein S1, whose translation MSEQSQDFNWDEFEAGSSEFGDGYSATEREEMLKMYEGTLNSLTEKEVVKATVVSITDRDVVLNIGFKSDGLVPSNEFRDTPDLKVGDEVEVFVEQQEDVNGQLVLSRRKAKIVRAWENIQNALDNDEVIEGVIKRRTKGGLITDIFGIEAFLPGSQIDVKPIRDFDVFVGKKMELKVVKINYANDNVVVSHKILIEKDLEEQKQRILNNLERGQILEGVIKNMTNFGVFIDLGGVDGLLHITDISWGRISHPEEVLQLDQKVNVVVLDFDDDKKRISLGMKQLTSHPWDSLGTDVEVGAKVKGKIVNVADYGAFLEIMPGVEGLIHVSEMSWSQHLRNPQDFIKVGDEIEAVVLTIDRDERKMSLGIKQLTEDPWTKKDLLEKYAVGTKHSGVVRNLTNFGLFLELEEGIDGLVHVSDLSWTKKIKHPSEFIKQGEQLDVVVLEINPEERRLALGHKQLEENPWEHFETVFTVDSVHKGTILSKSDKGAVVELPYGIEGFSMSKNLKKEDGTNPETGESLDFKVLEFSKDDKRILLSHVHVYNENAAVATPKKAAAKKGGNKPAAQGSNEEATTSLGDLDALANLKQQLKGGKK comes from the coding sequence ATGTCAGAACAATCACAAGACTTCAACTGGGACGAATTCGAAGCAGGTTCTTCAGAATTTGGTGATGGCTATTCAGCTACAGAAAGAGAAGAAATGTTGAAAATGTACGAAGGTACATTGAATTCATTAACTGAAAAAGAAGTAGTTAAAGCTACTGTAGTATCTATTACAGACCGTGATGTAGTGTTAAACATTGGATTCAAATCTGATGGTTTAGTACCTTCTAACGAATTCCGTGACACTCCGGACCTAAAAGTAGGCGACGAAGTTGAAGTATTTGTTGAGCAACAAGAAGACGTAAATGGTCAACTTGTTCTTTCACGTAGAAAAGCTAAAATCGTTCGCGCTTGGGAAAATATCCAAAATGCTTTGGATAACGACGAAGTTATCGAAGGTGTTATTAAGCGTAGAACTAAAGGTGGTCTTATCACTGATATATTTGGAATCGAAGCATTCTTGCCAGGTTCTCAAATTGATGTGAAGCCTATCCGTGACTTCGACGTATTTGTAGGTAAGAAGATGGAGTTGAAAGTAGTTAAAATTAACTATGCTAACGACAACGTTGTAGTTTCTCATAAGATCTTGATCGAAAAAGATTTAGAAGAGCAAAAACAACGTATCTTGAACAACCTAGAAAGAGGTCAAATCTTGGAAGGTGTGATCAAAAACATGACAAACTTCGGTGTATTCATCGATTTAGGTGGTGTAGATGGTCTTCTTCACATTACAGACATTTCTTGGGGACGTATCTCTCATCCAGAGGAAGTATTACAACTTGACCAAAAAGTTAACGTTGTTGTTCTTGACTTTGATGATGACAAGAAACGTATCTCATTAGGTATGAAACAACTTACTTCTCACCCTTGGGATTCTCTTGGTACAGATGTTGAAGTTGGAGCAAAAGTTAAAGGTAAAATCGTTAATGTTGCTGACTACGGTGCATTCTTAGAAATTATGCCAGGCGTTGAAGGTCTGATCCACGTTTCTGAAATGTCATGGTCTCAACACTTACGTAATCCTCAAGACTTCATTAAAGTTGGTGACGAAATCGAAGCAGTTGTATTAACTATCGATCGTGACGAACGTAAGATGTCTCTTGGAATCAAGCAATTAACTGAAGATCCTTGGACTAAGAAAGATTTATTAGAGAAGTATGCAGTTGGAACTAAACATTCAGGTGTTGTTCGTAACTTAACTAACTTCGGTCTATTCTTAGAATTAGAAGAGGGTATCGACGGTTTAGTACACGTTTCTGATCTTTCTTGGACTAAGAAAATCAAGCACCCATCTGAGTTCATCAAACAAGGTGAGCAATTAGATGTTGTTGTTCTTGAAATTAATCCAGAAGAACGTCGTTTAGCTTTAGGTCATAAGCAATTAGAAGAAAACCCTTGGGAACACTTCGAAACAGTATTCACTGTAGATTCAGTTCATAAAGGTACTATCCTTTCTAAATCTGACAAAGGTGCTGTAGTAGAATTACCTTACGGTATCGAAGGCTTCTCTATGAGCAAAAACCTTAAGAAAGAAGATGGAACTAACCCTGAAACAGGTGAATCTTTAGACTTTAAAGTATTAGAGTTCTCTAAAGATGATAAGAGAATCCTTCTTTCTCATGTTCATGTTTACAATGAAAATGCAGCAGTTGCTACTCCTAAGAAAGCAGCAGCTAAAAAAGGTGGTAACAAGCCAGCAGCACAAGGATCAAACGAAGAAGCTACAACTTCTTTAGGTGATTTGGATGCATTAGCTAACTTGAAACAACAACTTAAAGGTGGTAAAAAGTAA
- the ispG gene encoding (E)-4-hydroxy-3-methylbut-2-enyl-diphosphate synthase has product MKKEEIQANLYCDNINAYERRTTVTVNIGDVPMGGTNPIRVQSMTTVDTMDTEGSIEEVIRMVDSGCEYVRITAPSIKEAENLQNIKDGLLARGYKVPLVADIHFTPNAAEVAARIIEKVRINPGNYADKKKFDFIEYDDATYKEELERIRERFIPLVEICKEHGTAMRIGTNHGSLSDRILSRYGDTPLGMVESALEFLRICNDLDYHEIVLSMKASNTQIMVQAYRLLVQKMNEEGLKPYPLHLGVTEAGDGEDGRVKSAVGIGTLLEDGLGDTVRVSLTEAPEAEAPVAEALIKRYEHRAKNSSPISTSINVSPKNPFKYERRKTIEVENFGDHNVPRVVADFSQVDSIEMSDLKNIGHHYLPATDKWGMSDHGADYIYTGVETLPFMAPNGLKNIIDAIAWEENSEAIPLFSIENFFKASEVHPSINFVRGTFNEFTPIVLTELAAYNNVVLILHTSNEHAMPELRASLFKFYTDNLQLPVVIEREYKNVDADQLQLYSSTDIGGLLIDGLGDGALLKPLAATNKVDLLNNLKVSNRLAFGILQAARTRMTKTEYISCPSCGRTLFDLQETTAMIRKRTDHLKGVKIGIMGCIVNGPGEMADADYGYVGSGKGKITLYRGQEVVKRSVPEANAVDELINLIDEDGNWFAPSNDLLN; this is encoded by the coding sequence ATGAAAAAAGAAGAGATACAAGCAAATTTATATTGTGACAACATCAACGCGTACGAAAGAAGAACTACCGTTACCGTTAATATTGGAGATGTACCAATGGGTGGAACAAACCCAATTAGAGTACAATCTATGACAACTGTTGATACAATGGATACTGAAGGATCAATCGAAGAAGTAATTCGTATGGTTGATTCTGGATGTGAGTACGTAAGAATTACTGCACCTAGTATTAAAGAAGCTGAAAACCTTCAGAATATAAAAGATGGATTATTAGCTCGAGGTTACAAAGTACCTTTAGTGGCTGATATACATTTTACTCCAAATGCCGCAGAAGTTGCTGCTCGTATTATTGAAAAAGTACGTATCAACCCTGGAAATTATGCTGATAAGAAGAAGTTTGATTTCATTGAGTATGATGACGCTACTTACAAAGAAGAATTAGAAAGGATTCGTGAACGTTTTATTCCTTTGGTAGAAATTTGTAAAGAACATGGTACAGCAATGCGTATTGGTACAAACCATGGTTCTTTATCTGACCGCATTTTAAGTAGATACGGTGATACTCCCCTAGGAATGGTAGAATCTGCACTTGAATTTTTAAGAATTTGTAATGATCTTGATTACCATGAGATCGTTCTTTCCATGAAAGCAAGTAATACACAGATTATGGTCCAAGCATACCGTTTGCTTGTCCAAAAAATGAACGAAGAAGGCTTAAAACCTTACCCATTACATTTAGGAGTTACTGAAGCAGGTGATGGAGAAGATGGAAGAGTAAAATCTGCAGTTGGTATTGGAACTCTATTAGAAGACGGACTTGGTGATACTGTGCGTGTATCTCTTACAGAAGCACCAGAAGCAGAAGCTCCTGTAGCAGAAGCCTTAATTAAAAGGTATGAACATAGAGCTAAAAATAGTTCACCTATTTCAACCTCAATAAATGTATCTCCTAAGAATCCGTTTAAATACGAAAGAAGAAAAACAATCGAAGTAGAAAACTTTGGCGATCACAATGTACCTAGAGTAGTTGCTGACTTCAGTCAAGTTGATTCTATCGAAATGTCAGACCTTAAAAATATTGGTCATCATTATTTACCTGCTACAGATAAGTGGGGAATGTCTGATCATGGTGCTGATTATATTTACACAGGAGTAGAAACATTACCTTTCATGGCTCCAAATGGCCTGAAAAATATTATTGACGCAATTGCTTGGGAAGAAAATTCTGAAGCAATTCCTTTATTTAGTATAGAAAATTTCTTTAAAGCAAGTGAAGTTCACCCATCAATTAACTTTGTTAGAGGAACATTTAACGAATTTACTCCGATTGTTCTCACAGAATTGGCAGCTTATAATAATGTAGTTCTTATTTTACATACAAGTAATGAACATGCAATGCCAGAACTCAGAGCTTCTCTTTTTAAATTTTACACAGATAACTTACAATTACCTGTAGTTATTGAGAGAGAATATAAAAATGTAGATGCCGATCAACTCCAACTTTATAGTTCGACAGATATTGGCGGTCTATTAATAGATGGTTTGGGTGATGGAGCCTTATTAAAACCCTTAGCTGCTACAAACAAAGTTGATTTACTAAACAACTTAAAAGTTAGCAACAGGTTGGCTTTTGGTATTTTGCAAGCTGCACGTACTAGAATGACAAAAACAGAATATATTTCTTGTCCTTCTTGTGGTAGAACATTATTTGATCTACAAGAAACTACAGCTATGATCCGAAAAAGAACTGACCACCTAAAAGGTGTAAAAATCGGAATTATGGGCTGTATTGTTAATGGCCCAGGAGAAATGGCTGATGCAGATTATGGCTATGTTGGATCTGGAAAAGGAAAGATCACTTTATATAGAGGCCAAGAAGTTGTAAAACGATCTGTTCCAGAAGCAAATGCAGTAGATGAATTAATTAATTTAATTGATGAAGATGGCAATTGGTTTGCTCCTTCTAATGACCTTTTGAATTAA
- a CDS encoding helix-turn-helix domain-containing protein, whose product MEDYNKIIESLNIKFIRSNSLNVIRSVKVSNFYDVQNTLIQVKEGVIAISENEVAQKGDLVFIPGGKSVEIAFGNTDVTEVTNESFINDRDSYLRKITDDVSIHTIQTSFTSVTFDAKAFDSVNFFNSLDIPPFVIPCQDVVNEAINKIYKESLGEKAGKDRIATNLTEYAVIEVFRHVLENKLFVEQIATNSNYFKDPRLIDIFNFIKDNLSSDLSNKILANVANVSEDYVGQYFKMLTGINPQDYIEYQRMEKAVELLRTSRKSIRAIGSEVGYKDTAYFCRRFKMMFGIPAGKMRRRDSLMNV is encoded by the coding sequence ATTGAAGATTACAACAAAATCATCGAATCTTTAAACATCAAGTTTATAAGATCGAACAGCTTAAATGTTATCCGCTCTGTAAAAGTTTCAAACTTTTATGATGTCCAAAACACTTTAATTCAGGTTAAAGAGGGTGTTATCGCAATAAGCGAAAATGAAGTTGCTCAAAAAGGCGACTTAGTATTTATACCAGGAGGTAAATCTGTAGAGATTGCTTTTGGTAATACTGATGTCACTGAAGTAACAAATGAAAGCTTTATCAATGATAGAGATTCTTATTTAAGAAAAATCACTGACGATGTCTCTATTCACACAATACAGACTAGTTTTACATCTGTAACATTTGATGCAAAAGCATTTGATTCTGTAAACTTCTTCAATTCTTTAGACATCCCTCCTTTCGTTATTCCTTGCCAAGATGTTGTTAACGAAGCAATCAACAAGATCTACAAAGAATCTTTAGGTGAAAAAGCAGGTAAAGATAGAATTGCTACTAACCTGACTGAATATGCGGTTATCGAAGTATTCCGCCATGTTTTAGAGAATAAATTATTTGTTGAGCAAATTGCTACAAATAGTAATTACTTTAAAGATCCTCGTCTTATTGATATCTTTAACTTTATCAAAGACAATCTTTCAAGTGATCTATCAAATAAAATATTAGCCAATGTAGCTAATGTATCTGAAGATTATGTAGGTCAGTATTTCAAAATGTTGACAGGTATTAATCCTCAAGATTACATTGAATACCAAAGAATGGAAAAAGCCGTAGAATTACTACGTACTTCTAGAAAGAGTATTCGTGCAATTGGTTCTGAAGTTGGTTATAAAGACACCGCTTACTTCTGTAGAAGATTTAAAATGATGTTCGGTATTCCAGCAGGAAAAATGAGAAGAAGAGACTCATTAATGAACGTCTAA
- a CDS encoding flavin reductase family protein: MQIETMDTTLFKAAMKHLTATVTVVSTNGVAGKNGITATAVSSLSDTPPSLVVCVNKKSDFHEQVTQNKVFSVHILSEEMTEISNCFAGYKGLHGEDKFSLGDWKLKNDFYNLDNALVNIHCELAESHNGFSHSIFVGKMINIELNEENEAKPLLYGQGNYTTIK; this comes from the coding sequence ATGCAAATAGAAACAATGGATACGACTTTATTTAAAGCTGCTATGAAACACCTTACAGCTACCGTAACAGTTGTAAGTACAAATGGAGTTGCAGGCAAGAATGGCATCACTGCTACAGCCGTATCCTCTCTATCAGACACACCTCCTAGTTTGGTTGTATGTGTAAACAAAAAAAGTGATTTTCACGAACAGGTAACACAGAATAAAGTTTTTTCTGTGCACATACTTTCTGAAGAGATGACTGAAATCTCTAATTGTTTTGCAGGTTATAAAGGACTTCATGGAGAAGATAAATTTTCTTTGGGAGACTGGAAGCTTAAAAACGATTTTTATAATTTAGATAATGCACTTGTAAATATACATTGTGAGCTTGCTGAGAGTCATAATGGTTTCTCACATAGTATTTTTGTTGGGAAAATGATCAATATAGAGCTGAACGAGGAGAATGAAGCGAAACCTTTGCTTTACGGACAAGGAAATTACACTACAATTAAATAA
- a CDS encoding GAF domain-containing protein, with protein sequence MSIQQEVDKYTPSRERVEGYYSENFKRLDRAMQYTLLGMFTLAIGLSFESGNWILALGLALASSFVYFILLYSGTSSTTPRYVLAFTFFLFQLQYLIVAPHTPYAQFAFFGVLALITLYQSWTLITVYFMMTLLMYISMALLGTDMWLTELINTSIETRSFRGLVSVPLVTLFFYGVCMFISNQLKNQSFRNARYAIFLEDQMHIDENTKLAQDIENGKLYEEYNIHENDILGNLLISMRDQVRIQKENVESQGWIASGLSSISELLLSVKDINKLSTKTLREITEYMQATLGAFYLYNVETEKLEITACYSQHRRKKVGDTYNKGEGQVGEVFLKNSPTLIESIPDDYTPIQSGLGEALPKNIYIVPLAIKNDVVGVIEVASLKGFNEQEKSLLIEIAPSIALTIRTINSTVRTNELLDESQRTNEQLKLKEESLKESMLLLEDTKREMEIKQQQLEAQEEESLLFFERAMDAMIAFDENGNILRLNPAASHIFQIGIVAEGQNIQDVLGKTYDRALNNRKTMKLKRTSGEVFTALVFITEITTNNELRRIAYIQDISDQDKKEKELRILLDKAQIRNEQLAEQEKAMKESLMMMINTKSELNTAQKRVIELEVEIGKLHQELRKKN encoded by the coding sequence ATGTCAATTCAACAAGAAGTTGATAAATATACACCCTCCCGCGAACGCGTTGAAGGTTATTATTCAGAGAATTTCAAACGATTAGATCGTGCTATGCAGTATACCCTTCTGGGTATGTTTACTTTGGCGATTGGATTATCTTTTGAATCTGGAAATTGGATTTTAGCACTTGGTCTTGCTTTAGCGAGTAGCTTTGTGTATTTCATTTTACTTTATTCTGGAACAAGTTCTACTACTCCTAGATATGTATTGGCATTTACATTTTTTCTATTCCAGTTACAATATCTAATTGTTGCCCCGCATACACCTTATGCTCAATTTGCCTTTTTTGGTGTTCTTGCGCTAATTACGCTTTATCAAAGTTGGACGCTAATTACTGTATATTTTATGATGACCTTATTGATGTATATATCAATGGCATTATTAGGTACAGATATGTGGTTAACAGAACTGATAAACACTAGTATTGAAACACGTTCTTTTAGAGGTTTAGTTTCAGTCCCTTTAGTTACTCTATTCTTTTATGGGGTTTGTATGTTTATTTCAAATCAATTAAAAAACCAATCTTTTAGAAATGCACGTTATGCAATTTTCTTAGAAGATCAGATGCACATTGATGAGAACACCAAACTTGCTCAGGATATTGAAAACGGCAAATTATATGAAGAATATAATATTCATGAAAATGACATACTTGGTAACCTTTTAATCTCTATGAGAGATCAGGTAAGAATTCAGAAAGAAAATGTAGAAAGCCAAGGATGGATTGCATCTGGTTTATCTTCTATTTCTGAGCTACTTTTATCTGTAAAAGATATTAATAAATTAAGTACTAAAACACTTAGAGAGATTACAGAGTATATGCAAGCAACTTTAGGTGCATTTTATTTATACAATGTAGAAACTGAAAAGCTTGAAATTACTGCTTGTTATAGTCAACATAGAAGAAAAAAAGTTGGAGATACCTATAACAAAGGAGAAGGTCAGGTTGGGGAAGTCTTTCTAAAAAACTCTCCAACATTAATAGAATCTATTCCTGATGACTATACTCCAATTCAATCTGGGTTGGGAGAAGCACTACCAAAAAACATATACATTGTTCCTTTGGCTATTAAAAATGATGTTGTTGGAGTAATTGAAGTTGCCTCATTAAAAGGGTTTAACGAACAAGAAAAATCACTCTTAATAGAGATCGCTCCTTCTATTGCACTTACTATTAGAACTATTAATTCTACAGTAAGAACAAACGAACTTCTTGATGAATCGCAAAGAACAAATGAGCAATTAAAATTGAAAGAAGAATCTCTTAAAGAAAGTATGCTTCTTTTAGAAGATACAAAAAGAGAGATGGAAATTAAACAGCAACAACTTGAGGCTCAAGAAGAAGAAAGTTTACTTTTCTTTGAAAGAGCAATGGATGCTATGATTGCTTTTGATGAAAACGGTAATATTCTGAGATTAAACCCGGCTGCATCACATATATTCCAAATAGGTATTGTAGCAGAAGGTCAAAACATTCAAGATGTTCTTGGTAAAACTTACGATAGAGCACTGAATAATAGAAAGACTATGAAACTGAAGCGTACTTCTGGTGAAGTTTTTACCGCTTTAGTGTTTATCACAGAAATTACAACAAATAACGAGCTTAGAAGAATAGCTTATATACAAGATATTTCTGATCAAGATAAAAAAGAAAAAGAGTTAAGGATTTTATTAGACAAAGCTCAAATCAGAAATGAACAATTGGCTGAACAAGAAAAAGCCATGAAAGAAAGCTTGATGATGATGATTAATACTAAATCAGAATTAAACACCGCTCAAAAGAGAGTTATTGAACTTGAAGTTGAAATTGGTAAACTTCATCAAGAATTAAGAAAAAAGAATTAA
- a CDS encoding DUF4249 family protein encodes MTFKNIQYIIYFFIFTLISCEDVITVDLATGRPQIVVDGWINNKFETQKIRLVSTTGYFNSDAPPYVENATVKIHNLVNNTTMDFTYDKDGYYTWTPATLADTLLVRQRPSDFDRDSDGLYNNYYRLEVTAEFTGVDVHFEAFTSLERTPVIDSLTFKTQVASDDYPEVIYGELWAKDFAGPADCYWIKTWKNDSLLNKSNEMSLAFDITPGRSDYGDVIKEDTYFIPPVRNSINPRLSDDEQEAKKPLYQINDSVYCEIHSMTENAFDFMSQAKSQMSNGGLFATPLANVPSNILALDSKSDGLVVGVFCGSAISSKGFRIKTKPPYEEK; translated from the coding sequence ATGACATTCAAAAATATTCAATATATCATCTACTTTTTCATTTTCACCTTAATATCTTGTGAAGATGTAATTACTGTAGATTTAGCCACTGGGAGACCTCAAATAGTTGTAGATGGGTGGATCAATAATAAATTTGAGACACAAAAAATACGCTTAGTATCTACCACAGGTTATTTTAATTCTGATGCTCCTCCATATGTAGAGAACGCAACTGTCAAAATACATAACCTTGTCAATAACACGACAATGGATTTCACTTATGACAAAGATGGATATTACACTTGGACCCCTGCAACTTTAGCAGATACTTTATTAGTAAGACAGCGTCCTTCTGATTTTGACAGAGACAGTGATGGTTTGTACAATAACTATTACCGTTTAGAAGTGACTGCTGAATTTACTGGCGTAGACGTTCATTTCGAAGCATTTACTTCTTTAGAGAGAACACCAGTGATTGACTCTCTTACTTTTAAGACTCAAGTAGCATCTGATGATTACCCCGAAGTAATTTATGGAGAACTTTGGGCTAAAGATTTTGCTGGTCCTGCTGATTGCTATTGGATAAAGACATGGAAAAACGATTCGCTTTTAAATAAATCGAATGAAATGTCTCTTGCTTTTGATATTACTCCCGGCAGAAGTGATTATGGAGATGTAATAAAAGAAGATACTTATTTTATTCCTCCTGTTAGAAATAGTATTAACCCAAGACTATCTGACGATGAGCAAGAAGCGAAGAAACCACTCTATCAAATTAATGATTCTGTGTATTGTGAAATTCATTCTATGACAGAAAATGCATTTGATTTTATGAGTCAAGCCAAATCACAAATGTCAAATGGAGGGCTTTTTGCTACACCATTAGCAAATGTCCCATCAAATATTCTTGCTTTAGACAGTAAAAGTGATGGTTTAGTTGTAGGAGTTTTTTGTGGGTCTGCAATATCTAGCAAAGGATTTCGTATTAAAACTAAGCCCCCTTACGAAGAAAAGTAA